In the Cryptomeria japonica unplaced genomic scaffold, Sugi_1.0 HiC_scaffold_84, whole genome shotgun sequence genome, one interval contains:
- the LOC131864379 gene encoding putative germin-like protein 2-1, which yields MANRMIYFTLGLFLLICCYSDRVMAGDPDPLQDFCVADEESNVLVNGFVCKDPMQVSANDFFFRGLGQAGNTDNDVGSNVTMANVKQIPGLNTFGISLVRIDYAVGGINPPHTHPRATEVLVLLEGQLLVGFIDTSNKFFSKTLEKGDVFVFPKALVHFQQNVGHENAVAIAGLSSQFPGVQTIANSLFAANPPLPDSVLSKAFRITQELVNYIQKKFAY from the exons ATGGCTAACCGCATGATTTACTTCACGTTGGGACTTTTTCTGTTGATATGCTGTTACAGCGACAGGGTCATGGCAGGGGATCCGGATCCCTTGCAAGATTTCTGCGTTGCAGATGAGGAAAGCAACG TTTTGGTGAACGGGTTCGTTTGCAAAGACCCAATGCAAGTTTCAGCAAACGATTTCTTCTTCCGGGGACTTGGGCAGGCAGGGAACACCGACAATGATGTGGGCTCCAACGTAACGATGGCGAACGTTAAACAGATACCAGGCCTCAATACGTTTGGAATATCGTTGGTCCGCATCGACTACGCAgtgggtggaataaatcctcctcacacacacccaagagccaccgaagttcttgttttactggaaggccagcttcttgtgggtttcattgacacCAGCAACAAATTTTTCAGCAAAACTttggagaagggagatgtgtttgtgtttccaaaggcacttgttcatttccagcagaatgtggggCATGAAAATGCAGTGGCCATAGCTGGATTGAGCAGCCAGTTTCCCGGAGTTCAGACAATCGCCAATTCTCTGTTTGCGGCGAATCCCCCTCTCCCCGATTCCGTTTTGAGCAAGGCCTTCCGCATCACCCAGGAACTGGTgaattacattcaaaagaaattcgcatactaa
- the LOC131864380 gene encoding putative germin-like protein 2-1, with product MANRMIYFTLGLFLLICCYSDRVMAGDPDPLQDFCVADEESNVLVNGFVCKDPMQVSANDFFFRGLGQAGNTDNDVGSNVTMANVKQIPGLNTFGISLVRIDYAVGGINPPHTHPRATEVLVLLEGQLLVGFIDTSNKFFSKSLEKGDVFVFPKALVHFQQNVGHENAVAIAGLSSQFPGVQTIANSLFAANPPLPDSVLSKAFRITQELVNYIQKKFAY from the exons ATGGCTAACCGCATGATTTACTTCACGTTGGGACTTTTTCTGTTGATATGCTGTTACAGCGACAGGGTCATGGCAGGGGATCCGGATCCCTTGCAAGATTTCTGCGTTGCAGATGAGGAAAGCAACG TTTTGGTGAACGGGTTCGTTTGCAAAGACCCAATGCAAGTTTCAGCAAACGATTTCTTCTTCCGGGGACTTGGGCAGGCAGGGAACACCGACAATGATGTGGGCTCCAACGTAACGATGGCGAACGTTAAACAGATACCAGGCCTCAATACGTTTGGAATATCGTTGGTCCGCATCGACTACGCAgtgggtggaataaatcctcctcacacacacccaagagccaccgaagttcttgttttactggaaggccagcttcttgtgggtttcattgacacCAGCAACAAATTTTTCAGCAAAAGTttggagaagggagatgtgtttgtgtttccaaaggcacttgttcatttccagcagaatgtggggCATGAAAATGCAGTGGCCATAGCTGGATTGAGCAGCCAGTTTCCCGGAGTTCAGACAATCGCCAATTCTCTGTTTGCGGCGAATCCCCCTCTCCCCGATTCCGTTTTGAGCAAGGCCTTCCGCATCACCCAGGAACTGGTgaattacattcaaaagaaattcgcatactaa